catggtggtgaaggaggagcgtggtaatcctgcagggcttcgccaagcaccgtaggagaagaggaggacttgggagagggggagggctgcgccagaacttgggtgcggctgccctcccaactcccacatatatataggggcaagggagaggggggtcggcctcctcagatccaatctgaggagggggcggcggccaggggggtttccttgccccccaaggcaaggggggcgccccccctttagggttcccccaaaccctaggcgcatgggccctaggggggaggctcccagcccactaaggggctggtccctctacacatacagcccatagggccctccggggcaggtggaccctcccggtggacccccggaacccctccagtggtcccggtacaataccggtaaacccctgaattattccggtgaccgtatgatgacttcccatatataaatctttacctctggaccattccggaactcctcatgacgttcgggatctcatccgggactccgaacaacattcgataaccacgtatatctattccctataaccctagcgtcattgaacctgaagtgtgtagaccctacgggttcgggaaccatgcagacatgaccgagacaactctctggccaataaccaacagcgggatctggatacccatgttggctcccacatgttccacgatgatctcatcggatgaaccacgatgtcaaggattcaatcaatcccgtatacaattccctttgtttatcggtacgatacttgcccaagattcgatcgtcggtatcccgataccttgttcaatctcgttaccggcaagtctctttactcgttccgtaacacatcatctcgtgatcaactccttggtcacattgtgcacattatgatgatgtcctaccgagtgggcccagagatacctctccgtttacacggagtgacaaatcccagtctcgattcgtgccaacccaacagacacttttggagatacttgtagtgtacctttatagccacccagttatgttgtgacgtttggcacacccaaagcactcctacggtatccgggagttgcacaatctcatggtctaaggaaatgatacttgacattagaaaagctttatcaTACGagctacacgatctttgtgctaggctttggattgggtcttgtccatcacatcattctcctaatgatgtgatcccgttaccaacgacatccaatgtccatggtcaggaaaccgtaaccatctattgatcaacaagctagtcaactagaggcttactagggacatggtattgtctatgtatccacacatgtatctgagtttcctatcaatacagttatagcatggataataaacgattatcatgaacaatgaaatataataataactaatttattattgcctctagggcatatttccaacatatgattggatctcttttaccatgaattacaatgtctagtcagtccttgatctttaaaggtgctctgcatttatgttttgcggtctcagaaagggctagcgagataccatcttgttatatcatattatgattgttttgagaaagtgttgtcatccgagatttattattatgagttgctagttgattatgctattgatatgagtaatgatgagacctgagaattattgcaagtgtggttagttatgatctatgctgaaaacttgaatgctcgcttgacatagttacaacaacaagagcaaacagagtttgtaaaagttttctttttttctttcagtttgtcagctgaattgcttgaggacaagcaaggctttaagcttgggggagttgatacgtctccgtcgtatctacttttccaaacacttttgcccttgttttagactctaacttgtatgatttgaatgggactaacccggactgacgctgttttcagcagaattaccatgatgttgttttatgtgcagaaaacaaatattctcggaatgacctgaaactccacgggaggtcttagaaaaaataataaaaaattctcgccaaatatgaagaccaggggcccacaccctttccacgagggtggggggcgccccccctagggcgccccctacctcgtgggccccctattgacccttagacgccaactccaactctatatatttgctttcggagagaaaaaaatcaaatagaagaaatcatcgcgttttacgatacggagccgccgccaagccctaaaacctctcggagggctgatctggagttcgttcggggctccggagagggggattcgtcgccgtcgtcatcatcaaccatcctccatcaccaatttcatgatgctcaccgccatgcgtgagtaattccatcgtaggcttgctggacggtgatgggttggatgagatttatcatgtaatcgagttagttttgttagggtttgatccctagtatccatttatgttctgagattgatgttgctatgactttgctatgcttaatgcttgtcactagggcccgagtgccatgatttcagatctgaacctattatgttttcatgaatatatgtgagttcttgatcctatcttgcaagtctatagtcacctactatgtgttatgatccggcaaccccgaagtgaaaataatcgggcccactcccggtgatgaccatagtttgaggagttcatgtattcactatgtgctaatgctttgttccagttctctattaaaaggaggccttaatatcccttagtttccaataggaccccgctgccacgggagggtaggacaaaagatgtcatgcaagttcttttccataagcacgtatgactatatacggaatacatgcctacattacattgacgaactgaaGCTAGTTCCGTGTctccctatgttatgactgttacatgatgaatcgcatccggcataattatccatcactgatccggtgcctacgagttttccatatactggttctcacttatttacttttccattgctactgttacaatcactacaaaataccaaaatattacttttactgctatcaccactatcatattactttgctactaaacactttgctgtagatactaagtttccatgtgtggttgaattgacaactcagctgctaatacttgagaatattctttggctccccttgtgtcgaatcaataaatttgggctgaatactctaccctcgaaagctgttgcgatcccctatgcttgtgggttatcactcctcgTTGACCTCTGCCTCCTGTAGTTGCTCCTCGACGCCCTCATCCGCTGACGCGACGATAAAAACAAAGCAGATGGCCACCGGTGTTGGGGCTTCCGCCACCAACAGCGGCACATGCGTCGGAGGCACATTTTCGACCTTCGCCTCCCTTGGTGGATCTTTGATGGCCTCATCCACGACGCGACAACAAATCAACGCAGAGGAGCTATGGCTATCGCCTCCGCGCCCCCGCGCAATCCGTGTTGCTCCGACGACCGGACCTCCATCCGTCGAGCCCGTTGGCAAAGGATGACATCGAGGCTTCTACCAGTGCACATTGGATGCACTCTCCCACCCGCAAGGGCCGCATCCTGGTACCCGTCGGACGCTGCCCTCCCGCAGGGCAGCAGCCTGGTGTTGTCGGTCGTCGTCCTCCCGCAGCCTCTCCACTGCACTCGCGCGCCACCCACACATCGCTTCGACTCCCGGACGTTGTTCGCCTTTGTCCGTGCATGCCCAACGCCGGCCGCCTCTCCTTGGAATCCGGTGGCGAGCGGATAAGGCAGTAGGGGAAATGGGTGGAGGTGAATAGGTGTTTGCCCGGGCATGCGAGGTGAAAAGTCGTTCGGGCGGCTTCGGCCTGGACGTGAACGATTCACTGGCGATTGAGATGCATGTGCTCGATCCAACGGCAACAAGGCATTCACGCCAGGAGCCCAAAAACCTGAGGTCGTATTTTTATCAATTCCGGTAATCTATGACCTGTTGCAACCCAGAGATACTTTATAGTGAattaaaaggtcttatatttcttTAGTGACGGAGTACCGGTCCACATTGCAGGAAACAGCCCACCATCCCGATCCACATTGCATGAAACCCTTAGTCTATCTAGAGAGCCTTTCTTATCCCAATCCAAACAAACGAGAGGAATACATTGTGatgaaatttaaaatatttccAATTATATGTATAAAAATAGAGTAATTTtttaacatgtactccctctgttccgaattatttgtcgcaggtatggatgtatctagatgtattttagttctagatacattcatttttatgacgagtaatttggaacggagggactaTAAATCTATTTTGGACCCAGCCCAAGTTGGTAGTACCATACAAATTACAGTTTTGACTGGTACACCCTCCTTAAAAGTTTGAAACGGATCTTAATAAAAGTTACTTAAATAGGCTATCGTCATATTAACCTGCAAACCAAAcgtttttaaatttttttatgGGAAAGATCAAACGATTTAATTTTTTTTTCAGGGAAAGATCAAACTTATTGAATAGATTGATATATTTATACATTGATACAAAGACCATATCATCCTTTTTGACGGACGAATCGGATACTTCCTAATCTTCATCTGTAATGTGCATTGGAAACCGTAAACTATTCTAAGGGGTGTATCAAAACAAAATCCTAGATATTTACATATCCAATTTTTCTTTTGAGAGAGATTTACATATCCAATTTGTGCCCTAATCTTCTCAGGAAAAAAGGTTGTGCCCTAGGAGAAACAGCAGGCGAGGACGGGCGCAGAgtgcgtactccctccgtccgaaaatacttggcattaaaatgaacaaaaagggatgtatctagaactaaaatatatctagatacatcttcttttattcattttgattacaagtatttccggacggagggagtacatggaaaCTCCTCGCACCCGTCAATCAACCACTGTACGTACCCTTCCCCACGCGCACGGTGCACCAACGGGCGTTCCGCTTGATTGAAGCAAACATCCTGCAACCGAACCCGCGCGTGTACACACCGCACACCACGGCCCTTCCGGTGCCGGCTCGGCTCCACCGGCGACCGTGCGACCTAGCGAGACACTGGACGCCGGGCCCCGCCCGCCGAGCCTGACCCGGCCGGGTCCCGTCGCCTCCTCTCGTCCCAGCTTTAAACGCCAGGACGCGACGCCATGTctgctcctcctccttccctctccctctctctctcccccgtcgcCTCCCGTCCTACTCTACTCGTACGCGCCACACTgtgcagcgagagagagagagagagagagagagagagagagcagcgggCGCGGCTGCCGAAGCGAGAGCGACGCCACCAACGGGCCGATTTTTAAGCGCGCCATCTCTCTCGTCGCCCCGTCCGTCGgccagagcagagcagagcacgcGCGGGTGCGACTGTGCGCGCGTGACGTGAGCGCTCGCCTCCTTGGCCCGTGCCCATGGCTGCTGCGCCGCGCGCGCGCtcgtcctcccgccgccgccggtgccTCGCCGTTCTGCCGGCGGTCATGGCGGCGGCGCTTCTCCTCCTGGCCTGCTGCGCCGAGGgagcggcggcggggcacggcggcaGGGGGCTGACGCGGCGGAGGCAGCTGCTGAAGCAGCGGCAGGTGCAGTACCACCTCAAGCGCCTCAACAAGGCGCCGCTCGCCAGCATTGAGGTACATCCATCCACCCCTCCAGTCTCGTCtcgtctccctcctctccttcctccccagAACGGCGGCGCGCCTTCAATCTACTGCTTTGCTACGCTTGCTCaagtgaatgaatgaatgaatccaTGAAAAGAAAAGAGAGACGGCGCGTATCCGGCATGGATGGAAGTCGAAGAAAGGCGATGCCTTTTGTATGTGCTTCATGCGCGCGCTTGCATTGCTTTGGAAGCGCTGATTGACTGCTTCTTCTTGCTCAAGTGCATCCGTCGAGGGCCATgcatttaatctctctctctctctctgtccgtCGCCGGAGGGAAAAGGCTTATGGGTGCCCGTGCTTCTTGGGTTCATTCGACGTTGAAAGGAGCCACGCCTGCTTTTGCTCGCTCGCTTTCCTTTCTTTAGTGGAGAGAACTTGACTGCAGCAGTCACTTTTAGGCCAAATCATACTAGCATTTTCCCACTACTAGTAGTGTTCTTCTTTCAGTTCCTTCGAAATGCACAATTTTGGGGGCAGTTGTCTGATTGATGGTactctgaagccaatgctgcattTTCTAATCTGAATTTAGCACCATGCCTTGTTTTTAATTAATTGATTATTGCAAGAAAGAACTGATTCTGAGAAATGAACAGAGCCCGGACGGGGACATCATAGACTGCGTGCCCATCTCCAGCCAGCCCGCCTTCGACCACCCTTTGCTCAAGAACCATACTATCCAGGTACCTCTCTCTCCAGCACCACCGCTGCCCTTTTTCACAGCCTCTCCCCCACAAGTTATGATGGATGCTAACACTCAGTGGCGCCGTGCTTTTCAGACGAGGCCTGCATACCGCCCAGAAGGCCTGTATGATGAATCCAAGGTCGCATCCCAGAAGCAGCGCACGCAGACAATCACCCAAATGTGGCACCAGAACGGCCGGTGCCAAGAGAGCACCATCCCAATCCGGAGGACCAAGAAGGAGGACGTCTTCAGGGCCAGCTCCATCAAGAGGTATGGCAAGAAGACGCACCTCAGCACCCCGAACCCCTCGTCCGTCGACCCTGCCATGCTCAATGAGAACGGCCACCAGGTACAGCCATGCCCCATTCAGGATTCAGCAAGTAACTACGTAGCTTGTTCAAGTGGTCATTGGCTCATTTAACCCTGTCATTTGACTCTGTCATCAGCATGCGATAGCATATGTGGAGGGGGATAAGTACTATGGAGCCAAGGCCACCATCAATGTGTGGCAGCCAAGCATTCAGCAGGGCAACGAGTTCAGCCTCTCCCAGCTTTGGATCCTGGGGGGTTCCTTTGGGCAGGACCTCAACAGCATTGAAGCAGGGTGGCAGGTGAGTGAGGGCTGAGGCATACTGCTACATGAGATATAGGGGGAAAGAAAACCGCCTAGCAGTAGTCAAAAAGTTACATTAAATGTTGTGCTTCAGCTTCCAAttttgttcttgttcttctcctccttGCATGCTCTCAATTATGAGGAGCATTTCCTCCTTGCAGCATGCGCTCAATAATTTCTTCTGTGTTGCAATAATGATATGTGCACTGCTGAAAGGACCCTTGCACTTTGGTAGTGGTAGTAGAAGCTAGACTACATTCTCCATTTTCTCTGATGTTTCTCTCTCTGAGCCGTATACAGTAGCAGCACTTGCTACTGTTTTTAGGGGCTAAGTAATAAGATTGCTTATGATGCTGGATTAAGCTGTGATTCATTCCTGTGCTGTGCAAAATTTCAGGTCAGCCCAGACTTGTATGGAGACAACAACACCAGACTATTCACCTACTGGACTgtaagataaacatcacattccTTCCAATCCCCCTCTTGTCCTATTGCTTAGATCTACATACATGCCTTTTTCAAAAACACACATACCTATCTTTTGGAATGGCATGAGTACCTGACTTATGTATTGCTGTTTTGAATACCGTAGAGCGATGCCTATCAGGCAACAGGGTGCTACAACCTGCTCTGCTCGGGGTTCATCCAGACAAACAACCAGATAGCCATGGGCGCCAGCATCTTCCCTATCTCCAACTACGGTGGCTCCCAATATGATATCAACATTTTGGTATGGAAGGTAAATTACAAGCGCCCCTCACATGCCGATCAGATTCGTGGATGGGGCCGGAGGAATCTATACATACATGCATGCATGGTGCATGCCCACCTGTTTCTTGGTCTTTCTCGAGGCTTATGTCAAGGCCACAACCACCGT
The window above is part of the Triticum aestivum cultivar Chinese Spring chromosome 2A, IWGSC CS RefSeq v2.1, whole genome shotgun sequence genome. Proteins encoded here:
- the LOC123188085 gene encoding uncharacterized protein; protein product: MAAAPRARSSSRRRRCLAVLPAVMAAALLLLACCAEGAAAGHGGRGLTRRRQLLKQRQVQYHLKRLNKAPLASIESPDGDIIDCVPISSQPAFDHPLLKNHTIQTRPAYRPEGLYDESKVASQKQRTQTITQMWHQNGRCQESTIPIRRTKKEDVFRASSIKRYGKKTHLSTPNPSSVDPAMLNENGHQHAIAYVEGDKYYGAKATINVWQPSIQQGNEFSLSQLWILGGSFGQDLNSIEAGWQVSPDLYGDNNTRLFTYWTSDAYQATGCYNLLCSGFIQTNNQIAMGASIFPISNYGGSQYDINILVWKDPKEGNWWLQFGNDYVLGYWPSFLFSYLADSASMIEWGGEVVNTEPDGSHTSTQMGSGHFPEEGFGKSSYFKNIQVVDSSNNLKAPRGIGSFTEQSNCYDVQNGNNGDWGAYFYYGGPGKNPNCP